In Cucurbita pepo subsp. pepo cultivar mu-cu-16 chromosome LG10, ASM280686v2, whole genome shotgun sequence, the DNA window GGTCAGTTCCTTCTTCTGACCCTAATTTACCTCCCAACAAAATGACACGTGTCCGTTTcatgttttccatttttaatttgggccattatcattatattatttaaatccattataaaaaaaaNaaaaaaaaaaaaaaaaaaaaaaaaaaaaaaaagacgatATAGGGCGAGGGGCTTTGAGTCTGCCACTGAACCGCTCTGCACCTCACCCCCAAACTGCACACTGGGATCCTTCTGATCCTGTCCGTTTGAACGCACAGAGACACAccataatttaattctacaatttcattaatttaataataatgtttcttttttagagtGAAGGGGGGGTCTTTATCTTCACTTCACTTCACTCATGGGACCAAATTCACATGCTTTCCAAACTCCAATgctcaataattataaaattacaatGAGAGAtatgtgttctttttttttctttcaaatttgacCTCTTGTTATTAAACCCAAAACCCgcagttttttatttatttaatttaaaataagttgATAGAGATCTACAATCtttatcaaagaaaatatctcGATTTTCAAGCCACTTtcagatatattattttataataacaCACACacaattacaataataattaaaaaaaaaaaaagatatttctGGAGGCTTCAGTTATGGGGTACAGCAAACGGGTGATGCATTAAATGTGACAGGgattgtttttaaaaacccACCATTATTAGTAGACctagaatttcaaaattaaattaaaattactatcCTATAATTTATTCATGGTGAATTATAggaatttaattgattaattaagaGTTTataaaaatgcataaaaattaatgagtaaagagaaagaaagagagggatttgattaaaatttgtgTGGGTAACATGGAGTACTTATTGCTGTCGCATTATTGGCAGCAAAACCCCTCTAATAgcttacttttttcttttttatttaatttttggggGCGATAATTGGTAGATTGTGGAGATGAAATCACAGCCGTGGATCTTAATGTGTTACGGagttcaataaaataaatacccAGGACCCACTAGGAACGGGACGGAaggtaaaaaagtaaataaaggCAATTAGTGGTAaataattagggttttgtgtgAATATTGGGAAACGGGGTTTGATGGGTAAGCCTCGTGTGTGGATCCTCACCTCCCGGTTTGATTATGTTTTCCAAACACGCCACCGGCTACCGGCTGCGAAGATGAATGACGTGGCATGTGAAAATTGTAATTCCAAGCTCTCCCTCTAatcattcaactttttaatCCATGCATTCATCACATAATTTATGTACGGGTGGCAGTGGGGTAATATTCATCctgaattatttgtttttcttttttaaacaaattatattattgtaataaatctaaatagttcaaactaaatatattttttgaatgaaaatagaaCCTTGTAAATGACaaccaattttgtttctttcccaatatatgattttttatataataaaaaatgagatctaaatttttagataacgttataatattgaatataaataaatactcaaAAGAATTGTGCTATCATATCATTGCGACGAGAAAGAAAAACGGTCCCCACCCCACGggttatttcatttttgtctcaaaaacatatttattttattttattataaatatggGGAAtagaaatattgaaaaaatgttttaaaaaaaataataggagTCGTCCccgttcattcatgtaccaaTGATTTTTTCAACAAATAAGTTATCAAGCAAACTTACTCCTCTCCTCTCGAGCATATCTCTTGTTCAACAACAAATCATCGATATATCTGTACCGTGGGGCGAGGAGGAGTACAATTATTTGGAGTGAATGTGGAATGGGGCAGCACATGATTGATGGGAATTTGTCATATTACATCTGAAAACTTTgtactttaatttaatttaaaaaaaattaaaatgtaatgtTGGTAGAGTTGAGtaaacttgaaaattaagaaatgaatataaaatagaaaagatagATGTAAACAAAATGGGAAGAATGGTGCAtaaagaatgatatgaacttaaatttattaatgaataaaatcaaattaaataagtagagaaaaaagaaaacaatgatTTGATGTGTTTCCTAATAAATACGATTTGCATCCACCGAGGTGTAAAGGGTGGAGCAGTGGGATGCAAATTCATTCTCCTAATTATTAATCATCTCAACACTAATTAcacttaattatatattaatccaattggatttgatttcccattctttccactttttttttttcttttaataattaaaattattttataaaaaagaaaagaaaaaaaaaaaaagcatatgaTTCCAAGGCATATGGCAAACCAGAATTTAAGTGGATTTTGATTATTAAATCCATGTGAGcctttttttagttcaaaaatTCAGGTATGTTCATTGTTCCTAAGCCCATATCTTGACCAAATCTGAGAGCACTCTCTAATTCACTGCCTCCGCCTCCCAACACAAATTCCTCCCCCTTTGCCTTATGCTGTCTGTATGCCTTCAATTTTTGGAGCACTTCTAAGTTTGGTTTGAAGCTGCAATCTATATTTGGATTATGTAAGATGAAATCTTGAAAACTGGAAAGAAAACATCTATGTAATAAAACTGCATTTACTGAGGACCAGAATGTATTGATGATTACAAGGATGTGGGTTTGTCTGTGTGTGCCATACAAACAAAAACCACAAAAAATGGCCgaagaaatatataatggccgaagaaatatataatggccgaagaaatatataatggccgaagaaatatataatggCCGAAGAAATAGCTGGGCCAACCCCTAAATTGCCCATTGCCAAGGTGTAGTAGCCTGAAGCCCGAAGAAGCTGAGAACATCGTATTTCTGGATGGGCCTGGGCCGCGGTCCATTGCTTTCCCACATCTCGAGGAAACAAGCAGGTCGTTCTCTCCCGCTCATGCTGCGACCGTCGCATGCCTGTTCCATTCATGCCACCATCGCGGTCAGCTCCCATTCAGTGCCGCCACCGCCtctttttcatcaatttttagAGCAATTTccgtcattttcttttgtactTCTATGGCCTGAAAAATCTCTGTATATTTATAATCGGAGACTAAAATGATCAGCAACGACAACGATGTGGCATTTGTAAAAATTGGAGTTCAAATTAAGAAACCATCATGGTTGCTTGAATTTAGTTGGttcaaatcttaaaaaatgacaaaagtGAGGAAAGATCACGAGTTCATAACTTTTTATCCGCAgatgagatatttttgaatgaaatgaaaagcaaAGGTGGGAGATGATGGGAAACGAATGATCTTACAGTGGGTAGTGTGCggaaaagttttaaaagagAAAGGGGGAGTGGGTGAAGTTGGTGGCAGCGATTGGGAGGCAGGCAACCGAGAGTGGCGGCCGTTGTTCCCTTGGGCTTCCCCCACCTGGGCGTGGCCCATTTGCCTTTTCTTCGCTATCTCCCCCACCCACTTTCCACTCTATCATATCTACACAACTTGGCGCTTCCTAATCCCTGAATCGAGATGTGAGGCGTCAGGGGATTCAGTAGACTCCCAAGCACTTCAACTTTAAACAAGGGTAACCCAAATGGACGGCAGTCACGCCACTTCCTTGGCATCCCAATTCCACACGCCATATCTCACTCTCTTTAGCTGTCTTTTCCTCGGTTAACGCATTTAACTCTATTCTACCACTCTCCGTCAATTATGCTTACAGTTGATCACATTCAATCTGGACACacccaaaaaacaaaaaacgaaTCAGAAGACAAAGCagacttcttttttcttttgttttctttattggTGAGTGCAAAGAGCGGCAGAGACGCACCCAACACGCAGCTGGGCTCCATATCATTTCCTTTTCCGTACTCACCTGTACCTTTCCATTGTACACactacttttcttcttcctctgttttccaTTATAAATCCCCCAAATGCGCCTCCTCTTTTCTCATTCCAttctttcctctcttccttccttccttccttccttccttccttccttccttccccATTTACCCATTCCTCATTCATTCTCCCAACACATGACACATTCCACATGGAGAGCCCCGATTTCTCACCGCCTCACGCCGACGCATCCAGACCCTCCTTAGCCTTTCCTCTCGGCACTGCTCTCCTCCTTCTCGTTATCTTCACCTTGAGCGGAATCTTCTCCTGCTGCTATCACTGGGACAAACTCAGATCCCTCCGCCGCTCCGCTTCCCAATTTAACCCTACTTCTCCCTCCAAATTTACCCCTACTTCTCTCGTAAGTTCGcacctctttcttctcttccctttcttttttccagtTTTGATTCCACAAACCATCAATTAATCTTTTCTTCTGGAGCAGGATTTGGAGAAGAATCAGAGAGACAGCCTATCTGTGATGATGCCCGGGGATTCCATTCCCAAGTTCATTGCGATGCCGTGCCCCAGGGAGCCGCCACGCCCGGAGATGGTCGAGGTAAAAGTGGAGAAACCGCCGAAGCCGCCGCGAATTGCCGTTCCTTTCTATTAGCCCATTAAGATTCATCCTTGATTGATGTTTGTACATTGTAAAAGCAAATGAATTCTTTCCAATTTCATCTGTTATCTTCCCTTGCTAAACgcaatttcaatttctataatttacaaccaattcttttcttcaatattttctaatcCTTTCAAACTAATCGccaaatagaattaaaattgttttattctATAAGATTagatatatttgaaagaaGTAATAAAGTTTATGGTGTAAGATTGATGATGCGATGAGATAAgattatgattttgatttaaGATCATGGAAGTGGAGAATAAGCGGAGAGGAAAGTGCAAAATGATGACCAACACTCACCCACCTTCCTTCTACTTCCTTTTTCACTCTTTACCGCTATGCTTCACTTTTATACTAAAATTCATTCTTTAATTCATAAACACTCATATAATTCttaatcatatttaatttaacctcTAAAATCAATTCCCAACCACTATGAAACAATAAAGGTCttatatcataacattttgtctcttattattattactccTTAACCTCCCAACATATAATTACACTTAACTATATAATGACTccttaattcaaattaatatcgTATACTTTAAACATTTCATTATTGAGTattgaaattcattttattggttggattagaaaaatattttatttaattttagacgTAACTCAAATTATCCTCATTAAATCATTACCTTAGAGACTGCCTTTTTGTTGATCTTTTGCTTTatgataataatgataatgtgctgagattttaaaattaataaaatcagttctctatattttttaaatgattctttttttttctttcggcattaaatattattttgataacCCTTCCATGTGCTTTCTGTTATTTATTCTAATAATTGTGTGGTTAGAGATCAAATAATcagatgattttaaaattatataatatgtacaatttcaaaaatattaggTTACAATATTTTTACAAACCCAACCATAAATCGATCCAAACATTATACTTGTAGGGAGCAAAATTGAGTTTTTCCAATTCATTTGaacaacttttaattattaaatattttcattaaaaaaaataataaaaatggttaaattgTACTTTAAGGTCAcgttgaaaaaagaaaaaaaaggaaaaaaaagataatatattaaatgggAGTAAAGGGAGAGGGAAATAGggaaattcaataaaaataNaaagataatatattaaatgggAGTAAAGGGAGAGGGAAATagggaaattaaaaaaaaaaaaaaaaaaaaaagaaagagacgTGGAGGGGAGagtcaaattcaaatattattataaaataataaataaataaaaaagtgaaataagGGATTATTATTCTTAAGATTGGGTTAATGCGATGATGCAGGAATCTAATTCGTTTAGATTATTAGATGCTgcaatcttttcttttttgcttctaTGTAATATCAGATGCTGTATTAACAATATCAtagtattaaattatacatacatatattaataaaataataataataaaatgtgcCTTTTTGAGACAAAATGTCATTTTTGACCCCTTTGTTGCATGGAATTTCAATTACGTTGCCTCTAATCTCTTGTACTTATCTCAATTAgtgtaataaaatatatgcaCTAATCGAATTCAAGTGGAAGGATTTGGGCACTATCATTAGCCTCCAACTGAGATGGTATAGAGTTTCCATAAATTTGGttaataagataaataaacaaattttactTGCATTTTCGTTAttgagaaaatagaaaataaaatattttgatattaaatagaatttactaaatgaaatataagattcaaataaaagataaagCGTAACAAAATGGTAACTAAATTATGATGACGAACTAGAATTTTGGTCCAATAGAGGAGAAATCACATTGGGCCTAATAAACATGGGCCGGAAGCCCACCTTTGGGCCTTTTCATTtatcattcataatttattagttttttttttttttttccagatgGTAGCGCGTTTTCCGGTAACATTCAAACCAAAGGTGTCTGCAAACTGTTCCTGAGAATGCCCAGCACAAGCTCCATTGCCAGCTCCGTGGACATCAGAACTCTTCCAAGCTCagcatttatttttatttttaatgtaacacaactacttttctttttctatttggtAATATGTTGAAAGTGATAGACGAACACTAACTCTACTCTTCTTTTAGCCTTCCCCAAAAGTTTTCATTACCAAcggagatagtattatttgattataaatctatgatcattCATCTTTTCTTGATATTGCTTGTTTGTACAGCAGGTCCATAAAGTCTACTTTTACCTCGTGTTATGTGGATTGCTACTCACAGGTGCCTGGAAAGTCCGTCCCGAAAGCCATAATGCGCAGAAAGCTGATAGAGAAGAATTTTGAGGGGGACCTTAGCTGTGAGTCAAATATTAATCTCTTAAAGCCTTTGGGAGCCTTTGGGTCTTTGCTTATTGCTTGTTCAGATGCGTATAGAATATAGAAATGATGTAATAATGAGCAGGAAAACATGAAGAAGTGATTGCTATAATCTGAAGCCAAGCAAGAAAAGTGAGTACTTTCATGAAAAATGGAACTCTTTTGTTCATTTCCTTCAGTACATTATTGGGATTTCATTTTGGGTATTCTAAGTCTAATCACTAAATGCACCAAATAAAACCCAGATTAATTATTGGAAAGAGGGTTCCGGatcaattatttcaaattgcAGCCGATTCATTTCATCCCTTTGAACAACACCATTGATGTTCTTTCCCCCTCCGATTTATTCAAGTGTTTCCACTACAAGCACTTCCCTCCATATCCTGCATTTCTGAACAGTGCCTCCTTTACATCATCTGAACTTGCCACTGCTTTCTCACCGCTTCCCTGCTGACAGAAAAAAgaccaacatttttttatttaacacaTTCAGAAAAAAGAGACGCACAGACATCGAAATATTACaacccaaaagaaagaaacaaaacacaacaaaacaaaacctctGAACAACAAGCTTGCATCGAGAAATCATTGAAGCAGCTAATCACACACTGTTGAATCTCAAGCCCCAATGCTTCTAATGTGTTCACAGTGGACAGCAATAACCCTGGCCTCGTCGCACAGCAAATGTCGATTCGAGTCTTACTCTCCCTCTTTTCAATATCGAACTGTGTGTCACGAACAACAAAGCTCCAACCATTAGCTAAGCAATGGCGGACTAAAACTTAACagtaacaacaaaaataacacACCTTTGGGGAATTTCTCACTTGAACTTCATTGGGCTTCCCTTCCTTGGAGATCCCATTGAAGCCCACGTGATTCGAATCTAAACcaaattcatcttcttctttcaagTTATTGATTCTTTCTAGCAGCTCTTTCACATAATCGATCGTGTCTCCAAGTATAGACGTTCTATCCATCTGctttacataaaaataattataaataaaaaaagagagaagaaaacagtGGGAATTTCCATTACAAAGACAGAAAAAAGAAGCACCTTGCTTATTTTAGGGACTATTGCTCTGAGCATGGAAAGCCGATCATTCAACcgcttccttcttcttctttccgcCATTAAATTCTTCGAGGGCTGTCCTTCAATCTTCTTAGCCTTGTTACTGGTTCTTTTCCTGGATTCTGCGACACCCATTTTGGAATCACTAGTTTCACGCCCACCCATTTGCTCCATTTCCACTTTGCACACACTTGGAGCCGCTTCAGCCTCCATAAACCCAagttcttcctcctccatccCCAGCGGAGGGAACCCACTGTTCTTATTACTCATTTCTTCTTGCGAAACGAATGGTGGGGTTTCGTTATTCCTAGTGTACGATGAAGAATCGAGCTCCGGCATTGCAAAGCCTTCGAGAAAATTGGTGTAGAGGTATTGGTCGGCGAAGGAAAAATCAGTAGCAGTTTGGAGAGCGGGAAAATGGGGGGAAATAGAGGTACCCATTTGGGGATTTTCATCAAAACAACCGAAATTCCAGGTATTTTGGAAGAAATCATTGAAGCCATTTGAATAAGAAGAGGACCAAGGCGTGGAAGCTAATAACTCCTCTAAGAAACCATGTTGACTGAGCTCCATTTTGTTGGTTGTTCTTCCCTCTTTTGGCCTGAAGAAAGTGGAGAACAGAGTGTAATGAACATGGAGTTGCACCAAGTTGGggaaatattataataaacaaaaagataaaaaaggaaggggtttttttaattttatttttaaatctataaaaataaaaaaaataaaaaaaagtgatcaTCATGGTATACTGCATATGGTATGTACTAACCCTAGGGGTAGGAGGAGAGGTAGGAGGGCTATGGCAAAAAAGGAATCTGCTTTTtgcaaaattttctctctcgtCTGTGAATTTATGTCTTTTTCACCCAACTTATCAATCAGACAAAATTTGTTCtcttttcaaataaacaaCTCAACATGGGTTTGACCCACAAATC includes these proteins:
- the LOC111803244 gene encoding transcription factor bHLH93-like isoform X2, with amino-acid sequence MELSQHGFLEELLASTPWSSSYSNGFNDFFQNTWNFGCFDENPQMGTSISPHFPALQTATDFSFADQYLYTNFLEGFAMPELDSSSYTRNNETPPFVSQEEMSNKNSGFPPLGMEEEELGFMEAEAAPSVCKVEMEQMGGRETSDSKMGVAESRKRTSNKAKKIEGQPSKNLMAERRRRKRLNDRLSMLRAIVPKISKMDRTSILGDTIDYVKELLERINNLKEEDEFGLDSNHVGFNGISKEGKPNEVQVRNSPKFDIEKRESKTRIDICCATRPGLLLSTVNTLEALGLEIQQCVISCFNDFSMQACCSEGSGEKAVASSDDVKEALFRNAGYGGKCL
- the LOC111803285 gene encoding uncharacterized protein At5g65660-like, with the protein product MESPDFSPPHADASRPSLAFPLGTALLLLVIFTLSGIFSCCYHWDKLRSLRRSASQFNPTSPSKFTPTSLDLEKNQRDSLSVMMPGDSIPKFIAMPCPREPPRPEMVEVKVEKPPKPPRIAVPFY
- the LOC111803244 gene encoding transcription factor bHLH93-like isoform X1, encoding MELSQHGFLEELLASTPWSSSYSNGFNDFFQNTWNFGCFDENPQMGTSISPHFPALQTATDFSFADQYLYTNFLEGFAMPELDSSSYTRNNETPPFVSQEEMSNKNSGFPPLGMEEEELGFMEAEAAPSVCKVEMEQMGGRETSDSKMGVAESRKRTSNKAKKIEGQPSKNLMAERRRRKRLNDRLSMLRAIVPKISKMDRTSILGDTIDYVKELLERINNLKEEDEFGLDSNHVGFNGISKEGKPNEVQVRNSPKFDIEKRESKTRIDICCATRPGLLLSTVNTLEALGLEIQQCVISCFNDFSMQACCSEQGSGEKAVASSDDVKEALFRNAGYGGKCL